A DNA window from Chryseobacterium sp. MEBOG06 contains the following coding sequences:
- a CDS encoding TonB-dependent receptor domain-containing protein — protein sequence MKLLATILLIMITAPFSFAQNGQISGIIHENQTTAVPYVTVTLKGNTEAPVAAGISDNKGIFRLENIPEGHYTISYHLIGFQTITRPVQVKPDEVIHLGTIILEPDTKLLQEVSVTAQRSSVSLKLDKKVFEVGKDVLSQSGAVTDLLNIVPSVSVSPGGTISLRGNSSVLVLVDGRRTGLTQSNALEQLPADQVERVEVITNPSSRFDAAGSAGIINIILKKNKKAGFSGQLRLVGGIPNETRISPSLNYKSNKINLFATYGIRLSDYVGLYTMQQSTGLSGTPVYLNQRQDEDRHDDARLLYLGADFKINDHNTITTAFMRNSTNDHDKTQLNYLYSGKKGIIDSSLSRKGESWEKRSYNQLEFNYTRTFEKPGKKFTVDMQYDFWDSDKDWNLSTAKILPSAMNLPMIRTGSFGKSKDLMIKTDMIQPLDSTSTLEFGLKMEDRRVNSDFIAQQENPGGWEIIDQIDNHLLYKELIGSAYIQFSGKRGAFSYQAGLRGELTHIGIEDRTGSYTNQKDYNRLFPTLNLSYHFNATTNLQASYSKRINRPRLGMLYPFNELTDLSTRYVGNPDLNPSYANVSEIAFLKNWKTLTFNPSLYYQRNSGVIEDYTFRDAKGLFITMPVNINRETRTGFELSLLYNPFKWLQANAELNVFHYKEQGSYQHQNFDYSASTFTARVSSQLKLKNKLSFQAVYNFRGPNATAQTRAAAVHGIDFGGSKTFLKDKATLTLDVSNLFGLRKFNSRTIGSDYEINQTSIPNAARYRLTLVYRFNQKDNQSVRQAKSGNRD from the coding sequence ATGAAACTATTAGCAACCATCCTCCTGATTATGATCACTGCTCCGTTTTCTTTTGCGCAAAATGGTCAGATAAGCGGTATTATTCATGAAAACCAGACTACTGCTGTACCTTATGTAACAGTTACATTAAAGGGTAATACAGAAGCTCCCGTTGCAGCCGGAATTTCGGATAACAAAGGCATATTCCGGCTTGAAAACATTCCCGAAGGACATTACACAATCAGCTATCATCTGATCGGGTTTCAGACGATCACCCGGCCTGTCCAGGTAAAACCTGATGAGGTGATACATCTCGGAACCATAATTTTAGAACCTGATACAAAACTTCTGCAGGAAGTATCTGTAACAGCACAGCGTTCATCCGTCAGCCTAAAGCTTGACAAAAAAGTTTTTGAAGTAGGTAAAGATGTTCTCTCACAATCAGGTGCTGTCACAGATTTACTCAATATTGTTCCTTCCGTCAGTGTCAGCCCTGGCGGGACGATAAGCCTGCGTGGTAACAGCAGTGTATTGGTACTTGTGGATGGGCGGCGTACAGGATTGACACAAAGTAATGCACTGGAACAGCTTCCTGCAGATCAGGTAGAACGTGTAGAAGTGATTACCAATCCTTCCTCCCGTTTTGATGCAGCCGGTTCAGCAGGGATTATCAATATCATTCTTAAAAAGAATAAAAAGGCTGGTTTCAGTGGACAATTAAGGCTGGTTGGCGGTATTCCCAATGAGACCCGTATAAGTCCAAGTTTAAATTATAAATCCAATAAAATCAACCTGTTTGCTACTTATGGCATCCGGCTGTCAGATTATGTTGGCTTATATACCATGCAGCAATCAACCGGACTTTCCGGCACACCGGTTTACCTGAATCAACGTCAGGATGAAGACCGTCATGATGACGCAAGGCTATTGTATCTTGGAGCGGACTTCAAAATCAATGACCATAACACGATTACTACTGCCTTTATGCGAAACTCAACCAATGACCATGATAAAACACAACTCAACTATCTCTATTCAGGAAAAAAAGGCATTATTGACAGCAGTCTCAGCAGAAAAGGTGAATCATGGGAAAAACGAAGCTATAACCAACTTGAATTTAACTATACCAGAACATTCGAAAAGCCGGGTAAAAAATTTACGGTAGATATGCAGTACGATTTCTGGGACAGTGACAAAGACTGGAACTTATCAACCGCTAAAATATTACCATCTGCAATGAATCTGCCAATGATCAGGACAGGTTCTTTCGGAAAAAGTAAAGACCTGATGATTAAGACTGATATGATACAGCCGTTAGACAGCACGTCTACTCTTGAATTTGGTTTAAAAATGGAAGACCGCAGGGTAAACAGTGATTTTATTGCACAGCAGGAAAATCCGGGAGGCTGGGAAATCATTGATCAGATAGACAACCATCTTTTATATAAAGAACTGATTGGAAGTGCTTATATACAGTTTTCCGGCAAAAGAGGAGCTTTCAGCTATCAGGCCGGACTGCGTGGTGAGCTTACCCATATTGGTATTGAAGACCGTACAGGCAGCTACACCAATCAGAAAGATTATAACCGCCTCTTCCCCACTTTAAACCTCAGTTATCATTTTAATGCCACAACGAATCTGCAAGCCAGCTACAGCAAACGTATCAACAGGCCAAGGCTGGGTATGCTTTACCCGTTTAATGAACTTACAGATCTCAGTACCCGTTACGTAGGAAACCCGGATCTTAACCCCTCTTATGCCAATGTATCTGAAATTGCATTCCTTAAAAACTGGAAAACACTTACGTTTAATCCTTCTCTTTATTATCAGCGGAACAGCGGGGTTATTGAAGATTATACTTTCCGGGACGCCAAAGGTTTATTTATCACCATGCCGGTCAACATCAATAGAGAAACACGTACCGGCTTTGAACTCTCTCTGCTTTATAATCCCTTTAAGTGGCTTCAGGCCAATGCTGAACTTAATGTATTTCATTATAAGGAACAGGGCAGCTACCAACATCAAAACTTTGATTATTCAGCCAGTACATTTACGGCACGTGTAAGTTCCCAGTTAAAATTAAAGAATAAGCTTTCTTTTCAGGCGGTCTACAATTTCAGAGGACCCAATGCGACCGCCCAAACCCGGGCAGCCGCCGTCCACGGTATTGATTTCGGAGGCAGCAAAACTTTTCTGAAAGATAAAGCAACCCTTACCCTGGATGTAAGCAACCTGTTTGGGCTCCGAAAGTTTAACAGCAGAACCATTGGATCTGATTATGAAATTAATCAAACCAGTATTCCCAATGCTGCCCGGTATCGCCTTACATTGGTATACCGGTTTAATCAGAAAGATAATCAGTCGGTACGACAGGCTAAAAGCGGTAACAGAGATTAG
- a CDS encoding histidine kinase encodes MHNLLFLLTLLTVLAKPIIRNEEPVPVYKTGDNKEWAAKDFDDKDWSQTRGNTSDRIFWSRTHIEIRQVENQLKPLGLQIQSFGSFEVYWDGELIGRNGHLPQQGKPEIPGTESSYYRIPDHLASPGFHTVALRSSQSFLPDVQRSISFKMNSYTALLTKPLVTMSYMNLMAGAFLIAAVYYFFLYLNSKRRQWDILIFGSVCFLFCALLIIEYLKFHVFIPYPDFFVRLEIVGWLTFANALLVPLYFIIQFNFKKGRWLMAVLLISLILLYIIHYGSYDLTARLYSLAMLIAAFIVVLNGIVQKEKGGFIALAALLISALINKFVLYDYGLFISFTVIVLSMLYLHSIRASVIEAEHQNAVLLSSRLQLELLKKNIQPHFLRNTLTSMMDWVEESPREGSRFIQALAAEFDIMNEISEQTLIPITKELELCRQHISIMGFRKEINYQWEEIGIDEKQLIPPAIIHTLLENGITHSEPLAGNTVKFVLSYALGKKGNQYTFETFAKNRKAVTNRSGGNGFKYIKARLTESYGQKWTFDSVAAEGGWISTIYILKQ; translated from the coding sequence ATGCACAACCTGTTATTCTTATTAACTTTACTCACTGTACTGGCTAAACCGATTATCCGTAATGAAGAACCGGTACCTGTCTACAAGACGGGGGATAATAAAGAATGGGCAGCTAAAGACTTTGATGATAAAGACTGGTCTCAGACTAGAGGAAATACCTCAGACAGGATATTTTGGTCCAGAACACATATTGAAATACGTCAGGTAGAAAACCAGTTGAAACCTTTGGGGCTTCAGATTCAATCGTTTGGCTCTTTCGAGGTGTATTGGGATGGGGAGCTTATCGGCAGGAACGGGCATCTTCCTCAACAGGGGAAACCGGAAATTCCGGGTACGGAGAGCAGCTATTACAGGATTCCCGATCATCTCGCCAGTCCGGGCTTTCATACAGTCGCTCTACGCTCGTCACAGTCATTTCTTCCGGATGTGCAGCGATCTATCAGCTTTAAGATGAACAGTTACACTGCTTTATTGACAAAGCCTTTGGTGACCATGTCATATATGAACCTGATGGCCGGAGCTTTCCTCATCGCAGCAGTGTATTATTTTTTTCTTTATCTGAACAGCAAACGCAGACAATGGGATATCCTTATCTTCGGTTCCGTATGTTTTCTCTTTTGTGCTTTACTGATTATTGAATATCTTAAGTTTCATGTTTTTATTCCCTATCCTGATTTCTTTGTTCGCCTTGAGATTGTAGGTTGGCTAACCTTTGCCAATGCATTGCTGGTTCCTTTATATTTCATCATTCAGTTTAATTTTAAAAAAGGAAGATGGCTGATGGCAGTACTGCTCATATCACTTATCTTGCTTTATATCATTCATTATGGCTCTTACGATCTTACCGCCCGCCTGTATAGTTTGGCAATGCTTATTGCTGCTTTCATTGTAGTCCTTAATGGTATTGTCCAAAAAGAAAAAGGAGGATTTATTGCTTTAGCAGCTCTTTTGATCAGTGCTTTGATTAATAAATTTGTTTTGTATGACTATGGCTTGTTTATCAGTTTTACAGTAATTGTACTGAGTATGCTTTACCTTCATTCCATTCGTGCTAGTGTCATTGAAGCGGAACATCAGAATGCGGTGCTGCTTTCTTCAAGACTGCAGCTGGAGCTGCTGAAAAAGAATATTCAGCCTCATTTTTTAAGAAATACGCTGACTTCTATGATGGACTGGGTAGAAGAATCTCCCAGGGAAGGTTCCCGCTTCATACAGGCACTGGCTGCAGAATTTGATATCATGAACGAGATTTCCGAACAGACTCTGATTCCCATCACGAAAGAACTTGAGCTTTGCAGGCAGCATATATCTATAATGGGTTTTCGGAAGGAAATTAATTATCAGTGGGAGGAGATTGGAATAGACGAGAAACAGCTTATACCTCCGGCTATTATCCATACTTTACTGGAGAATGGCATAACCCACAGCGAACCTTTGGCGGGAAATACCGTGAAATTTGTGCTTTCTTATGCTTTAGGAAAAAAGGGAAATCAATATACCTTTGAAACATTTGCCAAAAACCGGAAGGCAGTGACAAACCGGTCCGGAGGAAATGGTTTTAAATATATAAAAGCAAGGCTTACTGAAAGCTACGGCCAGAAATGGACATTCGATTCAGTGGCTGCTGAAGGAGGGTGGATATCTACAATTTATATTTTAAAACAATGA